In one Nomascus leucogenys isolate Asia chromosome 13, Asia_NLE_v1, whole genome shotgun sequence genomic region, the following are encoded:
- the WDR91 gene encoding WD repeat-containing protein 91 isoform X1, translated as MAEAVERTDELVREYLLFRGFTHTLRQLDAEIKADKEKGFRVDKIVDQLQQLMQVYDLAALRDYWSYLERRLFSRLEDIYRPTIHKLKTSLFRFYLVYTIQTNRNDKAQEFFAKQATELQNQAEWKDWFVLPFLPSPDTNPTFATYFSRQWADTFIVSLHNFLSVLFQCMPVPVILNFDAECQRTNQVQEENEVLRQKLFALQAEIHRLKKEEQQPEEEEALVQHKLPPYVSNMDRLGDSELAMVCSQRNASLSQSPRVGFLSSLLPQSKKSPSRLLPAQGPQAQSSAKKESFGGQGTKGKDPMSGAKDGKSLLSGLATGESGWSQHRQRRLQDHGKERKELFSTTTSQCAEKKPDASGPEAEPCPEFHAEPVEPLTRASSAGPEGGGVRPEQPFIVLGQEEYGEHHSSIMHCRVDCSGRRVASLDVDGVIKVWSFNPIMQTKASSISKSPLLSLEWATKRDRLLLLGSGVGTVRLYDTEAKKNLCEININDDMPRILSLACSPNGASFVCSAAAPSLTSQVDFSAPDIGSKGMNQVPGRLLLWDTKTMKQQLQFSLDPEPIAINCTAFNHNGNLLVTGAADGVIRLFDMQQHECAMSWRAHYGEVYSVEFSYDENTVYSIGEDGKFIQWNIHKSGLKVSEYSLPSDATGPFVLSGYSGYKQVQVPRGRLFAFDSEGNYMLTCSATGGVIYKLSGDEKVLESCLSLGGHRAPVVTVDWSTAMDCGTCLTASMDGKIKLTTLLAHKA; from the exons GTGGATAAGATTGTGGACCAGCTGCAGCAGTTAATGCAGGTGTATGACTTGGCTGCTCTTCGGGATTATTGGAGCTACTTGGAGCGTCGGCTCTTTAGCCGCTTGGAGGATATATACAGACCCACAATCCACAAGCTGAAAACCAGCCTGTTTCGCTTTTATCTTGTCTACACAATCCAG ACAAACAGAAATGACAAGGCTCAGGAGTTCTTTGCAAAGCAGGCCACGGAACTCCAGAACCAGGCTGAGTGGAAGGATTGGTTTGTCCTGCCCTTCCTGCCATCCCCAGACACCAACCCCACCTTTGCTACCTACTTTTCTCGACAGTGGGCGGACACCTTCATTGTGTCCCTGCACAACTTCCTGAGCGTCCTGTTTCAGTGCATGC CAGTCCCTGTGATCCTGAACTTTGATGCGGAGTGTCAGAGGACTAACCAGgttcaagaagaaaatgaagttctGCGTCAGAAG CTTTTTGCATTGCAAGCTGAAATCCACCGACTGAAGAAAGAGGAGCAACAGCCAGAAGAGGAAGAGGCCTTGGTCCAACACAAATTGCCTCCTTATGTCTCCAACATGGACCGCCTGGGGGACTCGGaact TGCCATGGTGTGCAGCCAAAGGAATGCCTCCCTCTCACAGTCACCTCGTGTGGGCTTCCTGTCCTCGCTGCTGCCTCAGAGTAAGAAGAGCCCCTCAAGGTTGTTGCCTGCTCAGGGCCCTCAAGCTCAGAGCTCGGCCAAGAAAGAGTCCTTCGGTGGTCAG GGCACCAAGGGAAAGGACCCGATGTCTGGAGCCAAGGATGGGAAGAGCCTCCTCAGTGGGCTGGCCACTGGGGAGTCCGGTTGGTCACAGCACCGGCAGCGGCGCCTGCAGGACCACGGCAAGGAGAGGAAGGAGCTTTTCTCCACAACCACTTCCCAG TGTGCAGAGAAGAAACCAGACGCCAGTGGTCCAGAGGCTGAGCCCTGCCCAGAGTTCCACGCGGAGCCAGTGGAGCCACTGACTCGGGCATCCTCGGCAGGCCCTGAGGGTGGAGGAGTCCGTCCTGAGCAGCCCTTTATTGTGCTGGGACAGGAGGAGTATGGGGAACACCACTCGTCCATCATGCACTGCAG AGTGGATTGCTCTGGGAGGAGAGTCGCCAGCTTAGACGTAGATGGGGTCATCAAAGTGTGGTCCTTCAACCCCATCATGCAGACCAAAGCGTCCTCCATTTCCAAATCGCCGCTGCTGTCTTTGGAATGGGCCACCAAACGGGACAGACTG CTCTTGCTGGGCAGTGGTGTGGGAACGGTGCGTCTCTATGACACGGAAGCCAAGAAGAATCTCTGTGAAATCAATATCAACGACGACATGCCCAG AATCCTGTCTCTTGCGTGCAGCCCCAACGGGGCCTCTTTCGTCTGTTCGGCTGCAGCTCCGAGCCTCACTTCCCAGGTGGACTTCTCAGCACCAGACATTGGCAGCAAGGGCATGAACCAGGTTCCTGGCAGGCTGCTGCTGTGGGACACGAAAACCATGAAGCAGCAG CTCCAGTTCTCCCTGGATCCAGAACCCATTGCTATCAACTGTACAGCCTTCAATCACAACGGGAACCTGCTGGTCACGGGGGCAGCTGATGGTGTCATCCGGCTGTTTG ACATGCAGCAGCACGAGTGCGCAATGAGCTGGAGGGCCCACTACGGGGAGGTCTACTCTGTGGAGTTCAGCTATGATGAGAACACCGTGTACAGCATCGGCGAGGACGGGAAG TTCATCCAGTGGAACATCCACAAGAGCGGCCTCAAGGTATCCGAGTACAGCCTCCCCTCAGACGCCACGGGCCCCTTTGTGCTGTCTGGATACAGTGGCTACAAGCAGGTTCAAGTCCCCAGGGGCCGACTCTTCGCTTTTGACTCAGAGGGCAATTACATGCTGACGTGTTCTGCCACAGGCGGCGTCATCTACAAG CTGAGTGGCGATGAGAAGGTTCTGGAGagctgcttgagcctgggtggccaCCGAGCCCCTGTGGTCACCGTGGACTGGAGCACTGCCATGGACTGTGGGACCTGCCTCACCGCCTCCATGGATGGCAAGATCAAGCTGACCACCCTCCTGGCCCATAAAGCCTGA
- the WDR91 gene encoding WD repeat-containing protein 91 isoform X2: MQVYDLAALRDYWSYLERRLFSRLEDIYRPTIHKLKTSLFRFYLVYTIQTNRNDKAQEFFAKQATELQNQAEWKDWFVLPFLPSPDTNPTFATYFSRQWADTFIVSLHNFLSVLFQCMPVPVILNFDAECQRTNQVQEENEVLRQKLFALQAEIHRLKKEEQQPEEEEALVQHKLPPYVSNMDRLGDSELAMVCSQRNASLSQSPRVGFLSSLLPQSKKSPSRLLPAQGPQAQSSAKKESFGGQGTKGKDPMSGAKDGKSLLSGLATGESGWSQHRQRRLQDHGKERKELFSTTTSQCAEKKPDASGPEAEPCPEFHAEPVEPLTRASSAGPEGGGVRPEQPFIVLGQEEYGEHHSSIMHCRVDCSGRRVASLDVDGVIKVWSFNPIMQTKASSISKSPLLSLEWATKRDRLLLLGSGVGTVRLYDTEAKKNLCEININDDMPRILSLACSPNGASFVCSAAAPSLTSQVDFSAPDIGSKGMNQVPGRLLLWDTKTMKQQLQFSLDPEPIAINCTAFNHNGNLLVTGAADGVIRLFDMQQHECAMSWRAHYGEVYSVEFSYDENTVYSIGEDGKFIQWNIHKSGLKVSEYSLPSDATGPFVLSGYSGYKQVQVPRGRLFAFDSEGNYMLTCSATGGVIYKLSGDEKVLESCLSLGGHRAPVVTVDWSTAMDCGTCLTASMDGKIKLTTLLAHKA; the protein is encoded by the exons ATGCAGGTGTATGACTTGGCTGCTCTTCGGGATTATTGGAGCTACTTGGAGCGTCGGCTCTTTAGCCGCTTGGAGGATATATACAGACCCACAATCCACAAGCTGAAAACCAGCCTGTTTCGCTTTTATCTTGTCTACACAATCCAG ACAAACAGAAATGACAAGGCTCAGGAGTTCTTTGCAAAGCAGGCCACGGAACTCCAGAACCAGGCTGAGTGGAAGGATTGGTTTGTCCTGCCCTTCCTGCCATCCCCAGACACCAACCCCACCTTTGCTACCTACTTTTCTCGACAGTGGGCGGACACCTTCATTGTGTCCCTGCACAACTTCCTGAGCGTCCTGTTTCAGTGCATGC CAGTCCCTGTGATCCTGAACTTTGATGCGGAGTGTCAGAGGACTAACCAGgttcaagaagaaaatgaagttctGCGTCAGAAG CTTTTTGCATTGCAAGCTGAAATCCACCGACTGAAGAAAGAGGAGCAACAGCCAGAAGAGGAAGAGGCCTTGGTCCAACACAAATTGCCTCCTTATGTCTCCAACATGGACCGCCTGGGGGACTCGGaact TGCCATGGTGTGCAGCCAAAGGAATGCCTCCCTCTCACAGTCACCTCGTGTGGGCTTCCTGTCCTCGCTGCTGCCTCAGAGTAAGAAGAGCCCCTCAAGGTTGTTGCCTGCTCAGGGCCCTCAAGCTCAGAGCTCGGCCAAGAAAGAGTCCTTCGGTGGTCAG GGCACCAAGGGAAAGGACCCGATGTCTGGAGCCAAGGATGGGAAGAGCCTCCTCAGTGGGCTGGCCACTGGGGAGTCCGGTTGGTCACAGCACCGGCAGCGGCGCCTGCAGGACCACGGCAAGGAGAGGAAGGAGCTTTTCTCCACAACCACTTCCCAG TGTGCAGAGAAGAAACCAGACGCCAGTGGTCCAGAGGCTGAGCCCTGCCCAGAGTTCCACGCGGAGCCAGTGGAGCCACTGACTCGGGCATCCTCGGCAGGCCCTGAGGGTGGAGGAGTCCGTCCTGAGCAGCCCTTTATTGTGCTGGGACAGGAGGAGTATGGGGAACACCACTCGTCCATCATGCACTGCAG AGTGGATTGCTCTGGGAGGAGAGTCGCCAGCTTAGACGTAGATGGGGTCATCAAAGTGTGGTCCTTCAACCCCATCATGCAGACCAAAGCGTCCTCCATTTCCAAATCGCCGCTGCTGTCTTTGGAATGGGCCACCAAACGGGACAGACTG CTCTTGCTGGGCAGTGGTGTGGGAACGGTGCGTCTCTATGACACGGAAGCCAAGAAGAATCTCTGTGAAATCAATATCAACGACGACATGCCCAG AATCCTGTCTCTTGCGTGCAGCCCCAACGGGGCCTCTTTCGTCTGTTCGGCTGCAGCTCCGAGCCTCACTTCCCAGGTGGACTTCTCAGCACCAGACATTGGCAGCAAGGGCATGAACCAGGTTCCTGGCAGGCTGCTGCTGTGGGACACGAAAACCATGAAGCAGCAG CTCCAGTTCTCCCTGGATCCAGAACCCATTGCTATCAACTGTACAGCCTTCAATCACAACGGGAACCTGCTGGTCACGGGGGCAGCTGATGGTGTCATCCGGCTGTTTG ACATGCAGCAGCACGAGTGCGCAATGAGCTGGAGGGCCCACTACGGGGAGGTCTACTCTGTGGAGTTCAGCTATGATGAGAACACCGTGTACAGCATCGGCGAGGACGGGAAG TTCATCCAGTGGAACATCCACAAGAGCGGCCTCAAGGTATCCGAGTACAGCCTCCCCTCAGACGCCACGGGCCCCTTTGTGCTGTCTGGATACAGTGGCTACAAGCAGGTTCAAGTCCCCAGGGGCCGACTCTTCGCTTTTGACTCAGAGGGCAATTACATGCTGACGTGTTCTGCCACAGGCGGCGTCATCTACAAG CTGAGTGGCGATGAGAAGGTTCTGGAGagctgcttgagcctgggtggccaCCGAGCCCCTGTGGTCACCGTGGACTGGAGCACTGCCATGGACTGTGGGACCTGCCTCACCGCCTCCATGGATGGCAAGATCAAGCTGACCACCCTCCTGGCCCATAAAGCCTGA
- the WDR91 gene encoding WD repeat-containing protein 91 isoform X3 — protein MAEAVERTDELVREYLLFRGFTHTLRQLDAEIKADKEKGFRVDKIVDQLQQLMQVYDLAALRDYWSYLERRLFSRLEDIYRPTIHKLKTSLFRFYLVYTIQTNRNDKAQEFFAKQATELQNQAEWKDWFVLPFLPSPDTNPTFATYFSRQWADTFIVSLHNFLSVLFQCMPVPVILNFDAECQRTNQVQEENEVLRQKLFALQAEIHRLKKEEQQPEEEEALVQHKLPPYVSNMDRLGDSELAMVCSQRNASLSQSPRVGFLSSLLPQSKKSPSRLLPAQGPQAQSSAKKESFGGQGTKGKDPMSGAKDGKSLLSGLATGESGWSQHRQRRLQDHGKERKELFSTTTSQCAEKKPDASGPEAEPCPEFHAEPVEPLTRASSAGPEGGGVRPEQPFIVLGQEEYGEHHSSIMHCRVDCSGRRVASLDVDGVIKVWSFNPIMQTKASSISKSPLLSLEWATKRDRLLLLGSGVGTVRLYDTEAKKNLCEININDDMPRIQPQDQSAPSLCGPVEGLTPAHVCCRILSLACSPNGASFVCSAAAPSLTSQVDFSAPDIGSKGMNQVPGRLLLWDTKTMKQQLQFSLDPEPIAINCTAFNHNGNLLVTGAADGVIRLFDMQQHECAMSWRAHYGEVYSVEFSYDENTVYSIGEDGKFIQWNIHKSGLKVSEYSLPSDATGPFVLSGYSGYKQVQVPRGRLFAFDSEGNYMLTCSATGGVIYKLSGDEKVLESCLSLGGHRAPVVTVDWSTAMDCGTCLTASMDGKIKLTTLLAHKA, from the exons GTGGATAAGATTGTGGACCAGCTGCAGCAGTTAATGCAGGTGTATGACTTGGCTGCTCTTCGGGATTATTGGAGCTACTTGGAGCGTCGGCTCTTTAGCCGCTTGGAGGATATATACAGACCCACAATCCACAAGCTGAAAACCAGCCTGTTTCGCTTTTATCTTGTCTACACAATCCAG ACAAACAGAAATGACAAGGCTCAGGAGTTCTTTGCAAAGCAGGCCACGGAACTCCAGAACCAGGCTGAGTGGAAGGATTGGTTTGTCCTGCCCTTCCTGCCATCCCCAGACACCAACCCCACCTTTGCTACCTACTTTTCTCGACAGTGGGCGGACACCTTCATTGTGTCCCTGCACAACTTCCTGAGCGTCCTGTTTCAGTGCATGC CAGTCCCTGTGATCCTGAACTTTGATGCGGAGTGTCAGAGGACTAACCAGgttcaagaagaaaatgaagttctGCGTCAGAAG CTTTTTGCATTGCAAGCTGAAATCCACCGACTGAAGAAAGAGGAGCAACAGCCAGAAGAGGAAGAGGCCTTGGTCCAACACAAATTGCCTCCTTATGTCTCCAACATGGACCGCCTGGGGGACTCGGaact TGCCATGGTGTGCAGCCAAAGGAATGCCTCCCTCTCACAGTCACCTCGTGTGGGCTTCCTGTCCTCGCTGCTGCCTCAGAGTAAGAAGAGCCCCTCAAGGTTGTTGCCTGCTCAGGGCCCTCAAGCTCAGAGCTCGGCCAAGAAAGAGTCCTTCGGTGGTCAG GGCACCAAGGGAAAGGACCCGATGTCTGGAGCCAAGGATGGGAAGAGCCTCCTCAGTGGGCTGGCCACTGGGGAGTCCGGTTGGTCACAGCACCGGCAGCGGCGCCTGCAGGACCACGGCAAGGAGAGGAAGGAGCTTTTCTCCACAACCACTTCCCAG TGTGCAGAGAAGAAACCAGACGCCAGTGGTCCAGAGGCTGAGCCCTGCCCAGAGTTCCACGCGGAGCCAGTGGAGCCACTGACTCGGGCATCCTCGGCAGGCCCTGAGGGTGGAGGAGTCCGTCCTGAGCAGCCCTTTATTGTGCTGGGACAGGAGGAGTATGGGGAACACCACTCGTCCATCATGCACTGCAG AGTGGATTGCTCTGGGAGGAGAGTCGCCAGCTTAGACGTAGATGGGGTCATCAAAGTGTGGTCCTTCAACCCCATCATGCAGACCAAAGCGTCCTCCATTTCCAAATCGCCGCTGCTGTCTTTGGAATGGGCCACCAAACGGGACAGACTG CTCTTGCTGGGCAGTGGTGTGGGAACGGTGCGTCTCTATGACACGGAAGCCAAGAAGAATCTCTGTGAAATCAATATCAACGACGACATGCCCAG GATCCAGCCTCAGGACCAAAGTGCACCCTCCCTCTGTGGGCCAGTGGAGGGTCTGACCCCGGCCCATGTGTGTTGCAGAATCCTGTCTCTTGCGTGCAGCCCCAACGGGGCCTCTTTCGTCTGTTCGGCTGCAGCTCCGAGCCTCACTTCCCAGGTGGACTTCTCAGCACCAGACATTGGCAGCAAGGGCATGAACCAGGTTCCTGGCAGGCTGCTGCTGTGGGACACGAAAACCATGAAGCAGCAG CTCCAGTTCTCCCTGGATCCAGAACCCATTGCTATCAACTGTACAGCCTTCAATCACAACGGGAACCTGCTGGTCACGGGGGCAGCTGATGGTGTCATCCGGCTGTTTG ACATGCAGCAGCACGAGTGCGCAATGAGCTGGAGGGCCCACTACGGGGAGGTCTACTCTGTGGAGTTCAGCTATGATGAGAACACCGTGTACAGCATCGGCGAGGACGGGAAG TTCATCCAGTGGAACATCCACAAGAGCGGCCTCAAGGTATCCGAGTACAGCCTCCCCTCAGACGCCACGGGCCCCTTTGTGCTGTCTGGATACAGTGGCTACAAGCAGGTTCAAGTCCCCAGGGGCCGACTCTTCGCTTTTGACTCAGAGGGCAATTACATGCTGACGTGTTCTGCCACAGGCGGCGTCATCTACAAG CTGAGTGGCGATGAGAAGGTTCTGGAGagctgcttgagcctgggtggccaCCGAGCCCCTGTGGTCACCGTGGACTGGAGCACTGCCATGGACTGTGGGACCTGCCTCACCGCCTCCATGGATGGCAAGATCAAGCTGACCACCCTCCTGGCCCATAAAGCCTGA